The following are encoded together in the Cheilinus undulatus linkage group 3, ASM1832078v1, whole genome shotgun sequence genome:
- the rae1 gene encoding mRNA export factor isoform X2, whose amino-acid sequence MSLFGTNTGFGTGGTGVFGNATTDSHNPMKDVEVTSPPDDSISCLAFSPPTMPGNFLIGGSWANDVRCWEVQDNGQTVPKAQQMHTGPVLDACWSDDGSKVFTASCDKTAKMWDLNSNQAMQIAQHEGPIKSIHWIKAPNYSCIMTGSWDKTLKFWDTRSPNPMMSLQMPERCYCADVVYPMAVVATAERGLIVYQLENQPSEFRRIDSPLKHQHRCVAIFKDKQNKPTGFALGSIEGRVAIHYINPPNPAKDNFTFKCHRSNGTNTTTPQDIYAVNAISFHPVHGTLATVGSDGRFSFWDKDARTKLKTSEQLDQPITACCFNHNGNIFAYASSYDWSKGHEYYNPQKKNYIFLRNAAEELKPRNKK is encoded by the exons ATGAGTTTATTCGGCACAAACACTGGGTTTGGGACAGGAGGGACAGGGGTCTTTGGGAACGCCACAACAGACAGCCACAATCCCATGAAG GATGTTGAGGTGACTTCCCCTCCAGATGACAGTATTAGCTGCCTGGCTTTCAGCCCACCCACCATGCCGGGGAACTTCCTCATTGGAGGATCCTGGGCAAATGAT GTGCGGTGCTGGGAGGTGCAAGACAATGGACAGACTGTCCCTAAAGCCCAACAGATGCACACTGGTCCAGTGCTGGATGCGTGCTGGAGTGAT GATGGGAGTAAAGTCTTCACCGCTTCCTGTGACAAAACAGCCAAGATGTGGGATCTTAACAGCAACCAAGCAATGCAGATTGCACAG CATGAAGGTCCAATCAAATCTATCCACTGGATAAAAGCACCAAACTACAGCTGTATTATGACTGGTAGCTGGGACAAAACTCTTAAG tTCTGGGACACCCGCTCTCCCAATCCCATGATGTCTCTGCAGATGCCAGAGAGATGCTACTGTGCAGATGTT GTTTACCCCATGGCTGTGGTTGCTACAGCTGAGAGAGGCCTGATAGTGTACCAGCTGGAGAACCAGCCCTCGGAGTTTCGCAGAATAGACTCTCCTCTCAAACATCAG CACCGATGTGTTGCCATATTCAAGGACAAGCAGAACAAGCCAACAGGCTTTGCTCTGGGAAGCATTGAAGGCAGAGTTGCCATCCACTATATCAACCCTCCAAACCC AGCCAAAGACAACTTCACCTTCAAGTGCCACAGGTCTAACGGAACAAATACAACCACTCCACAGGACATCTATGCT GTGAATGCAATCTCCTTCCATCCTGTTCATGGCACTTTGGCCACTGTTGGCTCAGACGGGCGCTTCAGCTTCTGGGACAAAGACGCCCGCACCAAGTTGAAGACCTCAGAGCAGCTGGACCAGCCCATCACAGCCTGCTGCTTCAACCATAACGGCAACATCTTCGCTTATGCTTCTAGTTACGACTGGTCGAAG GGCCACGAGTACTACAATCCCCAGAAGAAGAACTACATCTTCCTGAGGAACGCTGCGGAGGAGCTGAAGCCTCGGAACAAGAAATG A
- the rae1 gene encoding mRNA export factor isoform X1: MSLFGTNTGFGTGGTGVFGNATTDSHNPMKDVEVTSPPDDSISCLAFSPPTMPGNFLIGGSWANDVRCWEVQDNGQTVPKAQQMHTGPVLDACWSDDGSKVFTASCDKTAKMWDLNSNQAMQIAQHEGPIKSIHWIKAPNYSCIMTGSWDKTLKFWDTRSPNPMMSLQMPERCYCADVVYPMAVVATAERGLIVYQLENQPSEFRRIDSPLKHQHRCVAIFKDKQNKPTGFALGSIEGRVAIHYINPPNPAKDNFTFKCHRSNGTNTTTPQDIYAVNAISFHPVHGTLATVGSDGRFSFWDKDARTKLKTSEQLDQPITACCFNHNGNIFAYASSYDWSKGHEYYNPQKKNYIFLRNAAEELKPRNKKW; encoded by the exons ATGAGTTTATTCGGCACAAACACTGGGTTTGGGACAGGAGGGACAGGGGTCTTTGGGAACGCCACAACAGACAGCCACAATCCCATGAAG GATGTTGAGGTGACTTCCCCTCCAGATGACAGTATTAGCTGCCTGGCTTTCAGCCCACCCACCATGCCGGGGAACTTCCTCATTGGAGGATCCTGGGCAAATGAT GTGCGGTGCTGGGAGGTGCAAGACAATGGACAGACTGTCCCTAAAGCCCAACAGATGCACACTGGTCCAGTGCTGGATGCGTGCTGGAGTGAT GATGGGAGTAAAGTCTTCACCGCTTCCTGTGACAAAACAGCCAAGATGTGGGATCTTAACAGCAACCAAGCAATGCAGATTGCACAG CATGAAGGTCCAATCAAATCTATCCACTGGATAAAAGCACCAAACTACAGCTGTATTATGACTGGTAGCTGGGACAAAACTCTTAAG tTCTGGGACACCCGCTCTCCCAATCCCATGATGTCTCTGCAGATGCCAGAGAGATGCTACTGTGCAGATGTT GTTTACCCCATGGCTGTGGTTGCTACAGCTGAGAGAGGCCTGATAGTGTACCAGCTGGAGAACCAGCCCTCGGAGTTTCGCAGAATAGACTCTCCTCTCAAACATCAG CACCGATGTGTTGCCATATTCAAGGACAAGCAGAACAAGCCAACAGGCTTTGCTCTGGGAAGCATTGAAGGCAGAGTTGCCATCCACTATATCAACCCTCCAAACCC AGCCAAAGACAACTTCACCTTCAAGTGCCACAGGTCTAACGGAACAAATACAACCACTCCACAGGACATCTATGCT GTGAATGCAATCTCCTTCCATCCTGTTCATGGCACTTTGGCCACTGTTGGCTCAGACGGGCGCTTCAGCTTCTGGGACAAAGACGCCCGCACCAAGTTGAAGACCTCAGAGCAGCTGGACCAGCCCATCACAGCCTGCTGCTTCAACCATAACGGCAACATCTTCGCTTATGCTTCTAGTTACGACTGGTCGAAG GGCCACGAGTACTACAATCCCCAGAAGAAGAACTACATCTTCCTGAGGAACGCTGCGGAGGAGCTGAAGCCTCGGAACAAGAAATGGTGA
- the LOC121505982 gene encoding RNA-binding protein 38-like has translation MLLHQFMNGALEVMHPTSLQKDTTFTKIFVGGLPYHTNDASLRKYFEAFGDIDEAVVITDRQTGKSRGYGFVTMTDRGAAERACKDPNPIIDGRKANVNLAYLGAKPRSIQTGISIGVQPIHPALIQRQYGMAQPYVYPQAFVQPSLVLPTQVSTSISTSPYLDYSAAYSQYAQAAFEQQYPYAASPAGFLGYSYATSPTATASQASAATAPATVHPSLSSTAGAGQAFLHYAPQQHIQPDRMQ, from the exons ATGCTTCTTCATCAGTTCATGAACGGAGCTCTTGAAGTCATGCATCCAACCTCGCTGCAGAAAGACACAACTTTTACCAAAATCTTTGTCGGCGGGCTGCCGTACCACACGAACGATGCCTCTCTCAGAAAATACTTCGAGGCCTTCGGGGACATTGACGAGGCGGTGGTGATAACGGACAGACAGACCGGTAAATCCAGAGGATACGGCTTT GTGACTATGAcagacagaggagcagcagagagagccTGCAAGGATCCCAACCCCATAATCGATGGCAGGAAGGCCAACGTGAACCTGGCCTACCTGGGTGCTAAACCACGCAGCATACAGACAG GCATATCCATCGGAGTGCAGCCCATTCACCCAGCACTCATCCAGAGGCAGTATGG GATGGCCCAACCATATGTCTACCCACAAGCCTTTGTGCAGCCCAGCTTGGTGCTGCCCACTCAGGTCTCCACCTCCATCAGCACCAGTCCCTACCTGGACTACAGCGCAGCCTACTCTCAGTACGCCCAGGCAGCCTTTGAGCAGCAGTACCCCTACGCCGCATCCCCGGCCGGCTTCCTGGGCTACAGCTACGCCACCAGCCCCACAGCCACCGCCAGCCAAGCCTCTGCCGCCACAGCTCCAGCCACTGTCCACCCCAGCCTCTCCTCCACAGCTGGAGCAGGACAAGCTTTCCTGCACTACGCCCCGCAGCAGCACATCCAACCGGACCGCATGCAGTGA